One window from the genome of Candidatus Leptovillus gracilis encodes:
- a CDS encoding efflux RND transporter periplasmic adaptor subunit — translation MNKKRLLFTCLAVLALSLVAAAKPQWGRATAVAAAQEPIQVVAQTSGAQVNAEGQIEPLFYVDLAFQMGGQVAEILVSEGDQVAAGDPLIRLDAAQAELALQQAQARLGSAQAAVTLAQNQKVLAEAAIQTAESQVAAAEANLTLVQAGPRPEEIAAAQSNLAAAQAAVNQAVGQRDTALNNVGTSAQISGAEAQVAAAAAQVRALEEQYDDILTTCINTPSGEICPLYGTVEETTRAQLEAARLNLAAAQATLDALQAGPTAAQSQAAQGGVGIAIANRDLAQAQLDLLLAPASAEEVAIAEVGVRQAQVGVEGARTAVTQADAAIAQAEAVVAQAEAGVAATQAVLDRMTLRATFTGTVSRINTNLGELVGGGIPVVTMADFSGWQVQTSDLTELDVAFVTVGDTATVTFDAIPGEAVRGVVSNVALVAGLARGDVVFEVTIDLDAAPNLPLRWGMTAVINIES, via the coding sequence ATGAATAAAAAACGTCTTCTTTTTACATGTTTAGCGGTGCTGGCGCTGAGTCTGGTGGCTGCGGCTAAACCACAGTGGGGGCGGGCAACGGCCGTTGCCGCCGCACAAGAACCCATTCAGGTTGTCGCCCAAACCAGTGGCGCGCAGGTAAACGCCGAAGGCCAGATTGAGCCTCTCTTTTACGTGGACCTGGCCTTCCAGATGGGAGGGCAGGTAGCCGAGATATTGGTCAGCGAAGGCGACCAGGTGGCCGCCGGCGACCCGCTCATTCGGCTGGATGCAGCCCAGGCGGAGTTGGCTTTGCAGCAGGCCCAGGCCCGGCTTGGCTCTGCCCAGGCTGCTGTGACTCTGGCGCAAAATCAAAAAGTCCTGGCCGAGGCGGCCATCCAGACGGCCGAATCGCAGGTGGCGGCGGCCGAGGCCAATCTGACCCTGGTGCAGGCTGGCCCTCGGCCCGAAGAGATCGCCGCGGCGCAAAGCAATCTGGCGGCGGCGCAGGCGGCTGTGAACCAGGCGGTTGGGCAGCGCGACACAGCGCTGAACAACGTGGGAACCAGCGCCCAAATCAGCGGCGCCGAAGCCCAGGTGGCGGCGGCTGCCGCCCAGGTGCGTGCCCTGGAAGAACAATACGACGACATTTTGACCACCTGTATCAACACACCCAGTGGTGAAATTTGCCCGTTGTATGGCACGGTTGAAGAAACCACGCGGGCGCAGTTGGAAGCCGCGCGCCTAAATCTGGCGGCGGCCCAGGCCACGCTGGACGCTTTGCAGGCTGGCCCTACGGCGGCGCAGTCGCAGGCCGCGCAGGGAGGTGTGGGCATCGCCATCGCCAATCGGGATTTGGCCCAGGCGCAGTTGGATTTGCTGCTGGCCCCGGCATCGGCGGAAGAGGTCGCGATTGCGGAAGTGGGGGTGCGGCAGGCGCAGGTGGGGGTTGAAGGGGCGCGAACGGCCGTTACCCAGGCTGACGCCGCCATCGCCCAGGCGGAAGCGGTGGTGGCCCAGGCGGAAGCGGGCGTGGCCGCTACCCAAGCCGTGTTGGACCGGATGACGCTGCGGGCGACGTTTACCGGCACGGTTTCGCGCATCAATACCAACCTGGGCGAACTGGTTGGCGGAGGCATTCCGGTGGTAACGATGGCCGATTTTTCCGGCTGGCAGGTGCAGACCAGCGACCTCACTGAACTGGACGTGGCTTTTGTGACTGTGGGGGATACGGCAACGGTGACATTTGACGCCATTCCAGGCGAAGCCGTGCGCGGTGTGGTGAGTAACGTGGCTCTGGTGGCCGGGCTGGCGCGGGGTGATGTGGTGTTTGAGGTGACGATTGATCTGGATGCTGCGCCGAATTTGCCGCTGCGCTGGGGCATGACGGCCGTGATCAACATTGAAAGCTAA
- a CDS encoding ABC transporter permease: MDGETAVCPLRIPSLLPRICQPIHRGHCASVTEWPNWLTLLISFSFLLAAWRLLVVWGGYPSFILPDPVDVARQFVIVAADGRLLRHSLITISEVIPGLLIGFGVALPLGYLLAKSPLAERLISPYLIASQAIPIIAIAPLLTIWIASTYWSRVLVAVLVVFFPVLINVIAGLRSVPPELYDLMRALKSTPSQIFIKLEFPAALPIILTGLKVGATLSVIGALVGEFVQPKSQGLGFLLVTARYQFKTDLVFVILLTLAAIALSLYGLVALIEKRVLRWQK; this comes from the coding sequence GTGGATGGGGAAACGGCCGTATGCCCTTTGCGCATTCCTTCCCTCCTGCCCCGTATCTGTCAACCGATTCATCGAGGGCATTGTGCGTCCGTTACGGAGTGGCCCAACTGGCTAACTCTTCTCATCTCATTTTCGTTTCTGCTGGCTGCCTGGCGTTTGCTGGTGGTGTGGGGTGGTTATCCGAGTTTTATCTTGCCAGACCCGGTGGACGTGGCGCGGCAGTTTGTGATTGTAGCCGCCGACGGCCGTCTTTTGCGCCACAGCCTCATCACCATCAGCGAAGTCATCCCCGGCCTGCTTATTGGCTTTGGCGTGGCCCTGCCATTGGGCTACCTGCTGGCAAAATCCCCCCTGGCCGAACGCCTCATCTCCCCTTATCTCATCGCCTCGCAAGCCATTCCCATCATCGCCATCGCCCCACTGCTGACCATTTGGATTGCCTCCACTTATTGGTCGCGGGTGTTGGTGGCGGTTTTGGTCGTCTTCTTCCCGGTGCTAATCAACGTCATCGCCGGGCTGCGTTCTGTGCCCCCGGAATTGTATGATCTGATGCGCGCCCTCAAGTCCACGCCGTCGCAAATTTTTATAAAACTGGAATTTCCGGCGGCGCTGCCCATCATCCTGACCGGTCTGAAGGTTGGGGCCACGCTGTCGGTGATTGGGGCGTTGGTGGGCGAATTTGTGCAGCCCAAAAGCCAGGGACTCGGGTTTCTGCTGGTAACGGCGCGGTATCAGTTCAAAACCGACCTGGTTTTTGTGATTTTACTAACCCTGGCGGCCATCGCCCTGTCGTTGTATGGGCTGGTGGCTTTGATTGAAAAGCGTGTTTTACGCTGGCAAAAATGA
- a CDS encoding ABC transporter ATP-binding protein produces the protein MNAIIETEQLSKIYEPPQGWRRVTRPTPVTAVSGISLTVPQGELFGLLGPNGAGKTTLTKMLCTLIMPSSGRGQVVGHALQDTLAIRAAVGLVVSDERSFFWRLSARRNLSFFAAMHGLHGRAAANRVSEVLTDVDLLDVADRRFSNFSSGMRQRLAIARSLLHRPRLLFLDEPSRSLDPTATNRLHALLLRLMAGQGLTIFLITHDLAEAEKLCDRVALLHHGRIQAIGRPADLRRELRPQRLYTVQMGEGQGAGTAVPDQLRALVPGITMPEPGQVVFRAGEEDGVLTAVLDHLRQQAIPIQAITATPPSLEEVFAHYTTESAEREVRSVEQ, from the coding sequence ATGAACGCAATCATCGAAACCGAACAACTCAGCAAAATTTATGAACCGCCTCAGGGTTGGCGGCGGGTGACGCGGCCAACGCCGGTAACGGCCGTCTCTGGCATCTCCCTTACAGTGCCGCAGGGGGAACTGTTTGGCCTGCTGGGACCCAACGGCGCGGGCAAAACCACCCTCACCAAGATGCTCTGTACGCTGATTATGCCCAGCAGCGGGCGCGGCCAGGTCGTCGGCCATGCGCTGCAAGACACGCTGGCGATTCGCGCCGCCGTCGGGCTGGTGGTGTCCGACGAGCGCAGCTTTTTCTGGCGGCTGTCGGCGCGGCGCAACCTGAGCTTTTTTGCGGCGATGCACGGGCTGCACGGCCGTGCCGCCGCCAACCGCGTGTCCGAGGTACTGACCGATGTGGATTTGCTGGACGTAGCCGACCGGCGCTTTAGCAATTTTTCCAGCGGGATGCGCCAGCGTTTAGCCATCGCCCGCAGCCTGCTGCACCGGCCGCGCCTTCTGTTTCTCGATGAACCAAGCCGCAGCCTGGACCCCACGGCCACCAACCGGCTGCACGCGCTGCTGCTGCGCCTGATGGCCGGGCAGGGATTGACGATTTTTCTCATCACCCATGACCTGGCCGAGGCGGAAAAGTTGTGCGACCGGGTGGCGCTGCTGCATCACGGCCGTATCCAGGCCATTGGCCGCCCGGCCGATTTGCGCCGCGAATTACGGCCGCAGCGGTTATATACCGTGCAGATGGGTGAAGGGCAGGGAGCGGGAACGGCCGTGCCAGACCAACTCCGCGCGCTGGTCCCGGGTATAACGATGCCGGAACCGGGCCAGGTTGTGTTTCGGGCGGGGGAAGAGGATGGGGTGTTAACAGCCGTGCTAGACCACCTGCGCCAACAGGCCATCCCCATCCAGGCCATCACCGCCACACCCCCCAGCCTGGAAGAAGTATTCGCCCACTACACAACGGAAAGCGCGGAACGCGAAGTACGGAGTGTGGAACAATGA
- a CDS encoding ABC transporter permease, with translation MMLRTRWRKVGLDLWSNKVRTLLVVAAIAVGVFSVGLVATGQHILLRELNRDYLSSQPASATLYTSPVDEEMIKGIAAMPQVAAAEGRRSLRVQAQVGPNQWRDLLLTAVPDFQTSQLDIITPVDGQWPPRKQELLVEALSLDFLRAELGDTLLVELADGTHKELELVGSAHDSHVPNAQITNNAFGYVTPETMESLAMGRFYTEVRFTVTENSNDKTHIQAVADAVKDKLEKSGREVYSMRVPNPGEHWAQEVIETLVLLIGVFGVLILFLSGFLVINTISALLSQHTRQIGVMKLVGARRRQIMAMYMVTVLAYGLMALLVGMPLGIGFAQYLIKDFVSGLLNFQVASLQVPASILLLQVAVGLLVPLLAALWPVLNGVQVTTHKALNSLGISQGYNKGLVERWFTAFQEWLPVQRPLIISLRNTVRRKGRLALTLTTLILGTALFIAVLSVRDSVQATVDSFLRFHQYDVRLNFDRPHRLAQIEQIAWQTPGVVAVEGWTTASAQRVRPDGTDSDAISLQAAPVDSALMDPPLEDGRWLQPTDRYAIVVNTDFMADEQDVQLGEMVTLTMNGRENNWQVVGVVRSTAAGPGVYVSDSDYAYITRSIGQANSVRVVIAQHDLKSQEDTAVLLSTSFQNAGLRIAGSRTTEEIRQQADFQFNIVVGFLVMMAGLLAMVGGLGLTTTMSINVLERIREIGVLRAIGASDGSVRLIVMAEGVLIGWLSFAGGSLLAVPFSRILSQQVGVALLGFPLDYTFSVSGMVLWFVIISILGAAASLGPARNASRLTIREVLAYE, from the coding sequence ATGATGCTAAGAACTCGCTGGCGCAAAGTCGGCCTAGACTTGTGGAGCAACAAAGTCCGCACCTTGTTGGTGGTGGCGGCGATTGCCGTGGGTGTGTTTTCCGTCGGTTTGGTGGCCACCGGCCAGCATATCTTGCTGCGCGAACTCAACCGCGACTATTTGTCGTCGCAGCCGGCTTCGGCCACGTTGTATACCTCGCCCGTAGATGAGGAGATGATCAAGGGAATAGCGGCCATGCCGCAGGTGGCTGCCGCTGAAGGGCGGCGCTCGCTGCGTGTGCAGGCCCAGGTGGGGCCGAACCAATGGCGCGATTTACTGTTAACGGCCGTGCCCGACTTCCAAACCTCCCAACTAGACATCATCACCCCGGTGGACGGCCAATGGCCGCCGCGCAAGCAAGAACTGCTGGTGGAGGCCCTCTCGCTCGATTTTCTCCGCGCCGAACTCGGCGATACTCTCCTGGTGGAACTGGCCGATGGCACACACAAAGAGCTTGAGCTGGTCGGTTCCGCCCACGACAGCCACGTGCCCAACGCCCAGATCACCAACAACGCCTTCGGCTATGTCACCCCGGAGACGATGGAATCGCTGGCAATGGGCCGATTCTACACCGAAGTCCGTTTCACTGTTACCGAAAACAGCAACGATAAGACCCACATTCAGGCTGTCGCCGACGCGGTAAAGGATAAGCTGGAAAAAAGTGGGCGTGAAGTCTATAGTATGCGCGTGCCCAATCCCGGCGAACATTGGGCGCAAGAAGTCATCGAGACGTTGGTGCTGCTCATCGGCGTGTTTGGCGTGTTGATTTTGTTTTTGTCCGGCTTCCTGGTCATCAACACGATTTCCGCGCTGCTCAGCCAACATACCCGGCAAATCGGTGTGATGAAGTTGGTGGGGGCCAGGCGTCGCCAGATTATGGCAATGTATATGGTGACGGTGCTGGCTTACGGCCTGATGGCTTTGCTGGTGGGGATGCCGTTGGGCATTGGCTTTGCCCAATACCTGATCAAAGATTTTGTCAGTGGGCTGCTCAATTTCCAGGTCGCCAGTCTGCAGGTTCCCGCCTCTATTTTGCTGCTGCAAGTGGCCGTGGGGCTGTTGGTTCCGCTGTTGGCGGCGCTGTGGCCGGTGTTGAACGGCGTGCAAGTGACCACCCACAAAGCGCTGAACAGCCTGGGCATTAGCCAGGGGTATAACAAGGGATTGGTGGAGCGCTGGTTTACGGCGTTTCAGGAGTGGCTGCCGGTGCAGCGGCCGCTCATCATCTCCTTGCGCAACACGGTGCGGCGCAAAGGGCGGCTGGCTCTGACGCTGACCACCCTGATCCTGGGCACGGCGCTGTTTATCGCCGTCCTCAGCGTGCGTGATTCGGTGCAGGCCACTGTAGACAGCTTTTTGCGCTTCCACCAGTATGATGTACGCCTTAACTTTGATCGCCCCCATCGTTTGGCGCAAATCGAGCAAATTGCCTGGCAAACGCCGGGCGTGGTAGCCGTGGAAGGTTGGACCACTGCCTCGGCGCAGCGCGTGCGGCCCGATGGCACAGACAGCGACGCCATCAGCCTGCAAGCTGCGCCGGTGGATTCGGCGTTGATGGACCCGCCGCTGGAAGACGGCCGTTGGCTGCAACCCACCGACCGCTATGCCATCGTCGTCAACACCGACTTTATGGCCGATGAACAGGACGTTCAGCTAGGCGAGATGGTTACGCTGACTATGAACGGCCGTGAAAACAACTGGCAAGTTGTCGGCGTGGTGCGCAGTACGGCCGCCGGCCCCGGCGTCTATGTCTCCGACAGCGATTACGCTTACATCACGCGCAGCATCGGCCAGGCCAACAGCGTGCGTGTCGTTATTGCCCAGCATGACCTGAAAAGCCAGGAGGATACGGCCGTACTCCTTTCCACGAGCTTCCAAAACGCCGGTCTGCGTATCGCCGGCAGCCGCACCACCGAAGAGATCCGCCAACAAGCCGACTTCCAATTCAACATTGTTGTCGGTTTCCTGGTGATGATGGCTGGCCTGCTGGCGATGGTCGGCGGGCTGGGTCTGACAACCACCATGAGCATCAATGTGCTAGAGCGCATCCGCGAAATTGGCGTGCTGCGGGCCATCGGCGCTTCCGATGGCTCTGTGCGCCTTATTGTCATGGCCGAAGGCGTCCTCATTGGCTGGCTCAGTTTTGCGGGCGGCAGCTTGCTGGCTGTACCGTTTAGCCGTATCCTCAGCCAGCAGGTGGGCGTGGCTTTATTGGGCTTTCCGCTGGACTATACGTTCTCGGTCAGTGGTATGGTATTGTGGTTTGTGATCATTAGCATCCTGGGAGCAGCCGCTTCATTAGGCCCGGCACGCAACGCATCCCGTTTAACCATCCGTGAAGTTTTGGCATATGAGTAG
- a CDS encoding HlyD family efflux transporter periplasmic adaptor subunit, with amino-acid sequence MNVKRAAIGVMVIVVLLVAGYFAYQQFLVPEPEEAAAAAAATAVIDPNLINIQTNLDQVIAEGRLTPLKNATLSFQSGGQLAEVLVSEGDVVESGAALLRLDTTDEQLAVIQAEAALTQANANLTTANAGLLSAQTGVQAADVAVEAAEARLALVLTGPSAAQLAISEQGVRLAEAGINQAAGGRALALQGATSAEIQAAEARLAAAQAQYLAAQKQFEPLAQNADADAAAREQARLQLNAAQANVNAAQAALNELRAGPIAAEQTAANSSVAAATNQRDAAQSQLALLQLGASPEQVAVTQAAVVEAQNRAAEAALRVVQAETAVTQAETAVLEAEIAVTAAQTALAKRTLTAPFAATVAAINVKEGQIVSAGAPLLLLADFGGWQVETTDLSEVSVVAIRKGFAADVTIDAFPGQTLPATIVDIASVSDVVRGDVTYRVTLDLENSADLPLRWGMTTFVSVDTQQ; translated from the coding sequence ATGAATGTAAAGCGCGCCGCCATTGGCGTCATGGTAATTGTTGTTTTGTTGGTAGCTGGCTATTTTGCTTACCAACAATTCCTGGTTCCTGAACCGGAAGAAGCAGCAGCAGCGGCCGCAGCAACGGCCGTTATAGACCCCAACCTGATCAACATCCAGACCAATCTGGACCAGGTGATAGCCGAAGGGCGGCTGACGCCCCTAAAAAACGCGACCCTCTCTTTTCAATCCGGCGGTCAATTGGCCGAGGTGCTGGTGTCTGAAGGTGACGTGGTCGAGAGCGGCGCGGCGCTGCTGCGCCTGGACACGACCGATGAGCAGTTGGCTGTCATCCAGGCCGAAGCCGCCCTGACCCAGGCCAACGCCAATCTGACGACGGCCAACGCCGGGCTGCTGTCTGCCCAAACCGGCGTCCAGGCGGCCGATGTGGCCGTGGAAGCGGCCGAAGCCAGACTGGCGCTGGTGCTGACCGGCCCGTCTGCTGCCCAGCTTGCCATCAGCGAACAAGGCGTCCGTCTGGCCGAGGCGGGCATTAACCAGGCGGCGGGCGGCCGGGCGCTGGCGCTGCAAGGCGCGACGAGCGCCGAAATTCAGGCGGCTGAAGCGCGGTTGGCCGCCGCCCAGGCCCAATACCTGGCGGCGCAAAAGCAGTTCGAGCCGTTGGCGCAAAACGCCGATGCCGACGCCGCAGCGCGTGAACAGGCGCGGCTGCAATTGAACGCGGCGCAAGCCAATGTGAACGCCGCCCAGGCTGCTTTAAACGAATTACGCGCCGGTCCTATTGCCGCCGAACAAACGGCGGCCAACAGCTCTGTCGCCGCCGCCACCAACCAGCGGGACGCGGCGCAGTCGCAGTTGGCGCTGCTGCAGTTGGGGGCCAGCCCGGAACAGGTCGCCGTTACCCAGGCGGCGGTGGTTGAGGCGCAAAATCGGGCGGCCGAGGCAGCGCTGCGGGTGGTTCAGGCAGAAACGGCCGTCACCCAAGCGGAAACGGCCGTTCTCGAAGCCGAGATCGCCGTCACTGCCGCCCAGACCGCGTTGGCAAAACGCACCCTCACAGCCCCCTTTGCCGCCACAGTTGCGGCCATCAATGTCAAAGAAGGGCAGATAGTCTCGGCCGGCGCGCCGCTGCTGCTCCTGGCCGATTTTGGCGGCTGGCAGGTGGAAACCACCGATCTGTCCGAAGTCAGTGTGGTTGCTATTCGTAAAGGCTTTGCCGCTGATGTGACCATAGACGCCTTCCCCGGCCAAACGCTGCCGGCAACCATTGTGGACATCGCCTCTGTTTCCGACGTGGTGCGCGGCGACGTAACCTACCGGGTGACGTTGGACCTGGAGAACAGCGCCGATCTGCCGCTGCGTTGGGGCATGACCACCTTTGTGAGCGTTGATACGCAGCAATGA
- a CDS encoding SpoIIE family protein phosphatase — translation MDVQFAVAKISKYASSESGDTLEMIERPHGGISLVLADGQRSGKSAKAISNVVARKAIQLLAEGVRDGAAARAAHDYLYTYRGGKVSSTLNILSADARTKTFVISRNNEAPVIVHTPTAGLYLLDEPSQSVGVRQNTKPVITEIPIEERVLIVVFTDGLRHAGSPSGSHLYDPLAAVARMLGTGIWSPRTIADTLLEEALAIEHGRPKDDISVLVTAVLPHAQNDIRRLEVHMPLN, via the coding sequence ATGGACGTACAATTTGCCGTCGCCAAAATCAGTAAATACGCCTCCAGCGAGAGCGGCGATACTCTGGAAATGATCGAACGGCCGCATGGGGGTATCTCCCTGGTGTTGGCCGACGGGCAGCGCAGCGGCAAATCGGCCAAAGCCATCAGCAACGTCGTCGCCCGCAAAGCCATCCAACTGCTGGCCGAGGGCGTGCGCGATGGCGCCGCCGCCCGCGCGGCCCACGACTACCTCTACACCTATCGCGGCGGCAAAGTCAGCTCCACCCTCAACATTCTCTCCGCCGACGCCCGCACCAAGACCTTTGTCATCTCGCGCAACAACGAAGCCCCGGTAATTGTCCACACGCCAACCGCCGGTCTATACCTGCTGGACGAACCTTCGCAAAGTGTGGGGGTGCGCCAGAACACCAAGCCGGTCATCACCGAAATTCCCATCGAAGAAAGGGTGTTGATTGTGGTGTTTACCGATGGACTGCGCCATGCCGGCAGCCCCAGCGGCAGCCATTTGTACGATCCGCTGGCCGCTGTGGCGCGCATGTTGGGGACGGGCATCTGGTCGCCGCGCACCATTGCCGATACCCTGTTGGAAGAGGCCCTGGCAATTGAACACGGCCGTCCAAAAGACGACATCAGTGTGTTGGTAACGGCCGTGCTGCCCCACGCCCAGAACGACATCCGGCGGCTGGAAGTCCACATGCCCCTCAACTAA
- a CDS encoding DUF1269 domain-containing protein — MVSKNLVVIAFDSEEKAEQVVVTLKELESQSFINLEDIAIVVKDSNGKVSIKNAMEKTVKQGAAFGGFLGMFLGMLFLVPVGGLLAGAIGGAVVGKLSDTGVDKEFVNEVSEALQPGKSALFIVLQSANAEVALAALRPYEGKVLQTTLSSNVEEQLKRALGDQS; from the coding sequence ATGGTGAGTAAAAATCTGGTTGTTATCGCATTTGATTCTGAAGAAAAAGCGGAGCAGGTTGTTGTTACTTTAAAGGAATTGGAGAGCCAATCCTTCATCAATCTGGAAGATATCGCCATCGTTGTGAAAGACAGCAACGGAAAAGTATCCATCAAGAATGCCATGGAAAAAACGGTGAAGCAGGGCGCTGCCTTTGGCGGTTTTTTGGGCATGTTCCTGGGTATGCTGTTTCTTGTGCCGGTTGGTGGGCTGCTGGCCGGGGCCATTGGTGGGGCGGTTGTTGGCAAATTGTCGGACACCGGAGTAGACAAAGAGTTTGTCAATGAGGTATCGGAGGCGCTTCAGCCGGGTAAGTCGGCGTTGTTTATTGTGCTGCAATCGGCGAATGCGGAAGTGGCGCTGGCCGCTTTACGGCCGTATGAAGGTAAGGTTTTACAGACCACCCTGTCGTCGAACGTGGAAGAACAGCTCAAACGCGCCTTAGGCGATCAGAGTTAG
- a CDS encoding ABC transporter permease, with protein MINQPTFKPSNLLWSFLARDFYTEVSYRLAFVVSIGGILLRALVFFFLSQFINAIAGPNLDLYNGDYFSFVIIGIALGGYFSTGLTGFADALRQSQTTGTLEAMMMTPVPVAWIVVGSAAWSYVYTTFRVLVYLVIGVLLLGLDLSRANFPAALLILLLSVVAFASIGILTAGIIMVIKRGEPITGLFANLANLVGGVFYPVAILPGWLQLIAGLLPITYSMRAMRAALLTGASWAELAGDMLALLLFCLVLFPLSLFLFRFAVDRARVDGSLAHY; from the coding sequence ATGATCAACCAACCAACCTTCAAACCATCAAACCTCCTCTGGTCCTTCCTCGCCCGCGACTTCTACACCGAGGTCAGCTACCGGCTGGCGTTTGTGGTGAGCATTGGCGGTATTTTGCTGCGCGCCCTGGTCTTCTTTTTCTTGTCGCAATTCATCAACGCCATCGCTGGCCCCAACCTGGATTTGTACAACGGCGACTATTTCTCGTTTGTCATCATCGGCATTGCTCTGGGCGGCTACTTCAGCACCGGGCTGACCGGCTTCGCCGACGCTCTGCGCCAATCGCAAACCACCGGCACGCTGGAGGCGATGATGATGACCCCCGTGCCCGTCGCCTGGATTGTGGTGGGATCGGCCGCCTGGAGCTATGTCTACACCACTTTTCGGGTGCTTGTGTATCTGGTGATTGGCGTGCTGCTGTTGGGCCTAGACCTGAGCCGGGCCAATTTCCCGGCGGCGCTGCTGATTTTACTGCTGTCGGTGGTCGCCTTTGCCAGCATTGGCATCCTGACGGCCGGCATCATCATGGTCATTAAGCGGGGCGAGCCGATTACCGGGCTGTTTGCCAATCTGGCGAATCTGGTGGGTGGCGTCTTTTACCCGGTGGCGATTTTGCCCGGTTGGCTGCAACTCATCGCCGGGCTGCTGCCCATCACCTATTCCATGCGGGCAATGCGCGCCGCTTTGCTAACGGGCGCGTCCTGGGCCGAGTTGGCTGGGGATATGCTGGCCCTGCTGTTGTTTTGTCTGGTTCTGTTTCCGCTGTCGCTGTTTTTGTTCCGTTTCGCCGTAGACCGGGCGCGGGTGGATGGCAGTCTGGCGCATTATTAA
- a CDS encoding ABC transporter ATP-binding protein, with translation MFSKLFQKSNGTAVSRNGYTPTHLIDLHQVVKTYHTPAGDFLALNGVDLQIDRGEFVSVVGKSGSGKSTLINMITGIDRPSTGSIYVGDQAIHHLGEGPMAEWRGRNLGVIFQFFQLLPMLSCLENIMLPMDFRNRYTPRERKERALHLLEQVEMAEHAYKLPSEVSGGQQQRVAIARALANDPPILTADEPTGNLDSKTADSIFRLFESLVADGKTILMVTHDNELANRVNRTITLADGEIVDEVSH, from the coding sequence ATGTTTAGCAAACTGTTTCAAAAGAGTAATGGTACGGCCGTTAGCCGCAATGGCTACACGCCCACCCACCTGATTGATTTACACCAGGTTGTCAAAACCTATCACACGCCCGCCGGTGACTTTTTGGCGCTGAACGGCGTGGATCTGCAAATAGACAGAGGCGAATTTGTCAGCGTGGTGGGCAAATCTGGCAGCGGCAAATCCACGTTGATTAACATGATTACCGGCATTGATCGGCCATCCACAGGCAGCATATACGTTGGTGATCAGGCCATCCACCACCTGGGCGAAGGCCCCATGGCCGAGTGGCGCGGCCGCAATCTGGGCGTCATTTTTCAATTTTTCCAACTGCTGCCCATGCTTTCCTGCCTGGAAAACATCATGCTGCCGATGGACTTCCGCAACCGCTACACGCCCCGAGAGCGTAAGGAACGCGCGCTCCATTTGCTCGAACAGGTAGAAATGGCCGAACACGCCTACAAACTACCTTCGGAAGTTTCCGGCGGGCAGCAGCAGCGCGTGGCTATCGCCCGCGCCCTGGCCAACGACCCACCCATCCTGACGGCCGATGAACCAACCGGCAACCTGGATTCTAAAACGGCCGATTCCATCTTCCGCCTGTTTGAGAGCCTGGTAGCCGATGGCAAAACCATCCTCATGGTGACGCACGACAACGAGCTGGCAAACCGGGTTAATCGCACCATCACCCTGGCCGATGGCGAGATTGTGGACGAGGTAAGCCATTAA